The following proteins are co-located in the Methanofastidiosum sp. genome:
- a CDS encoding oligosaccharide flippase family protein: MIIRILLVPILTKNMPVSEYGVWVQVNATIGLIPPIVGLGLPFAIVRFLAATKDKKEFQEGFYSISAIVVMLSGLVSLLFFIFAVPISKILFNGNLAVTIILPFILFIQSLIDLPMNVFRVLQKIRLHSSFLLLDMILTVSFASYFVFLGYEIYGAVLGLLISKVLVFVSMMGVVVHKIGFSIPKFTNIKKYISFSIPLLPGNFSNWIINSSDRYIITIFLGTAFVGYYAPGYTVGSFILMFASPFSFILPPVLSKYFDEKNIEQVKKILKYSMKYYLLITIPSVFGLSILSKSILTILSTSEIASIGYLITPFTAVSYLIYGLQGIIGNILIINNKTKIAGLAMSVSAIVNLSLNLLLVPFIGINGAALTTLIAFLINFIITIYYCVKYIRFDFNLSFIIKSILASVIMSSLIFYLSPINLNDLLFTIGVSAALYFGIIYLLKGINKEEIKFFLNLLRH, encoded by the coding sequence ATGATAATAAGAATTCTTCTAGTGCCTATTTTGACCAAAAATATGCCAGTTTCAGAATATGGTGTTTGGGTTCAGGTCAACGCCACAATAGGATTAATCCCACCGATAGTTGGACTAGGGCTTCCTTTTGCCATAGTAAGATTTCTTGCTGCAACTAAGGATAAAAAAGAATTCCAAGAGGGATTTTACTCCATTTCGGCGATAGTTGTGATGCTAAGCGGATTAGTATCTTTGTTATTCTTTATATTTGCAGTTCCAATATCAAAAATACTGTTCAATGGAAACTTAGCAGTGACCATAATATTACCTTTCATTCTATTTATCCAAAGTTTAATCGACCTCCCTATGAACGTATTTAGAGTATTACAAAAAATTAGGTTACACTCTAGTTTCCTATTGTTAGATATGATTCTAACTGTCTCTTTTGCATCTTATTTTGTTTTTCTAGGGTATGAAATTTATGGCGCAGTACTTGGCCTATTAATCTCTAAAGTGTTAGTATTCGTTTCAATGATGGGAGTAGTTGTGCATAAAATAGGATTTTCTATCCCAAAATTCACTAACATCAAAAAGTATATATCATTTAGTATTCCTTTGTTACCGGGCAACTTTTCAAATTGGATAATCAACTCCAGTGACAGATACATTATTACTATTTTTTTGGGGACGGCCTTTGTTGGGTATTATGCGCCTGGCTATACAGTTGGATCTTTTATTCTAATGTTTGCTTCTCCTTTCTCTTTCATATTGCCTCCAGTTTTATCAAAGTACTTTGATGAAAAAAATATAGAGCAAGTTAAGAAAATTCTAAAATATTCAATGAAGTACTATCTCTTGATTACAATACCTTCCGTTTTTGGTTTGTCGATTCTTTCAAAATCGATATTGACTATTCTTTCAACTTCTGAGATTGCATCGATTGGATACTTAATAACACCTTTTACAGCTGTTAGTTATCTCATATATGGGCTTCAGGGAATTATCGGGAATATTCTAATTATCAATAATAAGACAAAAATAGCTGGTTTAGCAATGTCTGTATCGGCTATTGTAAATCTTTCGCTGAATTTATTATTGGTGCCCTTTATTGGGATAAACGGGGCAGCTTTGACTACTTTAATAGCATTTTTAATTAATTTTATCATAACAATTTATTATTGTGTAAAGTACATCCGATTTGATTTTAATCTTAGTTTCATTATCAAAAGTATTCTTGCTTCTGTAATAATGTCATCACTGATTTTTTACCTAAGCCCCATAAATCTTAATGATCTGCTATTTACAATAGGGGTCAGTGCTGCTTTGTATTTTGGGATTATATATCTCCTAAAAGGAATTAATAAAGAAGAGATTAAGTTTTTCTTAAATTTACTTAGGCATTGA
- a CDS encoding HEPN domain-containing protein: MRREIELWWLQAKKDFSVAEILFEKKQYYMVAFLFQQSIEKGLKALHLKKNRKPADFTHSLVTLGNACKVPNSLMLILRNSTLDFVMSRYPDASDELPYEMYDKTIASQRIDGAREVLKWIEKELEA, translated from the coding sequence ATGAGAAGGGAAATTGAACTCTGGTGGCTTCAGGCAAAAAAGGATTTTTCAGTGGCTGAAATTCTGTTTGAGAAAAAGCAATATTATATGGTTGCATTTTTATTTCAACAATCCATTGAGAAGGGATTAAAAGCACTGCACTTAAAGAAAAATAGAAAGCCTGCAGATTTCACCCATTCTTTAGTAACTCTTGGAAATGCATGTAAAGTTCCAAATTCTCTTATGTTAATATTAAGAAATTCCACATTGGATTTTGTCATGTCAAGATATCCAGATGCTTCAGATGAATTACCTTATGAAATGTATGATAAAACTATTGCATCCCAGAGAATTGACGGGGCAAGGGAGGTTTTGAAATGGATAGAAAAAGAGCTAGAAGCCTAG
- a CDS encoding DUF86 domain-containing protein: MSLRDEKLYIDDILEAIYKIEEYIQDIDFEDFSSDMKSIDAVIRNLEIIGEATKNISEDFKNRYPDINWKDPTRMRDRLIHAYFGVDLGIVWETIKFRIPELKEQIEKISEDVE; the protein is encoded by the coding sequence ATGTCTCTTAGAGACGAAAAACTCTATATCGATGATATCTTAGAAGCAATATATAAAATTGAAGAGTATATCCAAGATATTGATTTTGAAGATTTTAGTTCTGATATGAAATCAATAGACGCAGTTATCCGAAATTTGGAAATAATTGGAGAAGCAACTAAAAATATTTCTGAAGATTTCAAAAACAGATATCCCGATATAAATTGGAAAGATCCCACGAGGATGAGAGACAGACTAATTCATGCCTATTTTGGGGTAGATTTAGGGATTGTTTGGGAAACTATAAAGTTTAGAATTCCTGAATTAAAAGAACAGATTGAAAAAATAAGTGAAGATGTCGAATAA
- a CDS encoding polysaccharide biosynthesis protein: protein MDEIKNYYKNKIILVTGGAGSIGSQLVKELLKFGPKSIRVLDNNETGVFDLERNLNNNLIRPFIGDIRDKERLKRAVEGTQIVFHAAALKHVPLCEYNPFEAIKTNVIGTQNLIEVSIDENVEKFITISTDKAVNPINVMGATKLLSERLTISSNYYKGEKSTALSCVRFGNVLDTRGSVIPTFRDQILNGNDITITDPEMTRFIMKISESTGLILKAAKLAQGGEIFILKMPVVKISNLAEVMIEKLRYPNSNKNSGTKIIGKRIGEKLYEELMTEEESENAYEDEYMFIVKPPILEIAEDTNYEMPNNFKKTTLKNYNSKNMPLLSKEEIKILINDSMPK, encoded by the coding sequence ATGGACGAAATTAAAAATTATTACAAAAATAAAATCATACTTGTTACAGGTGGGGCCGGTTCAATTGGAAGTCAACTAGTGAAAGAACTTTTAAAATTCGGCCCTAAATCAATAAGAGTATTAGACAATAACGAAACAGGAGTATTTGATCTTGAAAGAAATCTAAATAATAATTTAATCCGTCCTTTTATAGGGGATATAAGAGATAAAGAAAGATTAAAACGAGCTGTTGAAGGCACACAAATTGTATTTCACGCTGCTGCTTTAAAACATGTCCCCTTGTGTGAATACAATCCATTTGAAGCCATAAAAACTAATGTTATTGGAACACAAAACTTAATTGAGGTTTCAATTGATGAAAATGTCGAAAAATTTATTACTATTAGTACCGATAAAGCAGTAAATCCCATTAATGTTATGGGTGCAACAAAGTTGCTTTCTGAAAGATTAACAATTTCTTCAAATTATTATAAAGGTGAAAAAAGTACCGCTTTATCTTGTGTTAGGTTTGGTAATGTATTAGATACAAGAGGATCAGTTATCCCCACTTTTAGAGATCAGATATTAAACGGAAATGACATCACTATCACAGACCCAGAAATGACAAGATTTATCATGAAGATCTCAGAATCTACAGGCCTAATTTTGAAAGCCGCTAAATTGGCACAAGGAGGAGAGATTTTCATATTAAAGATGCCAGTTGTAAAAATATCTAACCTTGCAGAAGTAATGATTGAAAAACTAAGATATCCCAATTCTAATAAAAATTCAGGGACTAAAATAATAGGAAAAAGAATAGGGGAAAAATTATACGAGGAACTTATGACCGAAGAAGAATCAGAAAATGCCTATGAAGACGAGTATATGTTTATTGTAAAACCTCCTATTCTAGAAATAGCTGAAGATACTAATTACGAAATGCCCAATAATTTTAAAAAAACAACTCTTAAAAACTACAACTCAAAAAATATGCCCCTATTAAGTAAAGAAGAAATAAAGATTTTAATTAATGACTCAATGCCTAAGTAA
- a CDS encoding nucleotidyltransferase domain-containing protein: protein MDRKRARSLEELVELIKNEYSPEIVLLFGSRARGDNLITSDYDIIVVSKKFIGIPFLTRLFLMQDLWDGERHLDALCYTPEEYERKKNQMGTVQQASLEGVPL, encoded by the coding sequence ATGGATAGAAAAAGAGCTAGAAGCCTAGAGGAACTTGTAGAGCTGATAAAAAATGAGTACTCCCCTGAAATAGTACTTCTATTCGGTTCAAGGGCGAGAGGAGATAATCTTATCACAAGCGATTACGACATTATAGTTGTTAGTAAGAAATTTATAGGGATTCCTTTCTTAACTAGGCTCTTTTTGATGCAAGACCTTTGGGATGGTGAGAGACATCTAGATGCACTTTGCTATACCCCTGAAGAATATGAAAGGAAAAAAAATCAGATGGGAACTGTCCAGCAGGCCTCACTAGAAGGTGTCCCCCTTTAA
- a CDS encoding DUF354 domain-containing protein, with protein MSRILIDIGHPAHVHFFKNFIWEMEKRDHEVLVTARRKESVFELLNYYGFEFIDLGINKKGLFNKAMGLLSNDLKLLKISRKFKPDVLTGIGSPYVTQVSRVIGSKSVLFTDTEHASLINKLSVPFSDFVLTPTCFLKDFGKRHVRYNGYHELAYLHPNWFKEEKGFLKELDIKKKERYFLLRSVSWQASHDIGYKGITKEYMEKIIKLLRDHGRVFLSSEYDDKTFEEYTIKAHPAKIHTLMAHSSLYFGEGATMASESAILGVPSFYISPLLGTMGNFEELEKKYGLLHCFKETSSAMSLLAELIKNDKVSEWRQEREKLLNDKIDVTSFMIEFFEDKIFK; from the coding sequence TTGAGTAGAATCCTTATAGATATTGGTCATCCGGCACATGTTCATTTTTTTAAGAATTTCATCTGGGAGATGGAAAAGAGAGATCATGAAGTATTAGTAACTGCCAGGAGAAAGGAAAGTGTTTTTGAACTGCTTAATTATTACGGGTTTGAATTTATAGATTTGGGCATTAATAAAAAAGGGCTATTTAACAAGGCCATGGGATTATTGTCAAATGATCTAAAACTATTGAAAATATCTAGGAAATTCAAACCTGATGTATTGACCGGAATTGGAAGCCCTTATGTAACGCAAGTTTCGAGAGTTATTGGATCAAAATCAGTTCTTTTTACTGACACTGAGCATGCATCTCTGATAAATAAACTTTCTGTGCCCTTTTCAGACTTTGTTTTAACGCCGACATGCTTCTTAAAAGATTTTGGGAAAAGGCATGTGAGGTATAACGGATACCATGAGCTGGCATATTTACACCCCAACTGGTTTAAAGAAGAAAAAGGATTTTTGAAAGAGTTAGATATCAAAAAGAAGGAGAGATACTTCCTCCTAAGATCTGTTTCTTGGCAGGCAAGCCATGACATCGGCTATAAAGGTATAACTAAGGAGTATATGGAAAAAATTATTAAATTATTAAGGGATCATGGAAGAGTTTTCTTAAGTTCTGAGTACGATGATAAGACGTTTGAAGAATATACAATAAAAGCCCATCCTGCAAAAATTCACACTTTAATGGCGCATTCCTCCCTTTACTTTGGAGAAGGAGCAACTATGGCCTCTGAATCTGCTATTTTGGGGGTGCCAAGTTTTTATATCTCTCCCCTTCTTGGGACAATGGGAAACTTCGAAGAACTGGAGAAAAAGTATGGGTTACTCCATTGCTTCAAAGAGACTAGCTCGGCAATGTCACTTTTAGCTGAATTAATTAAAAATGATAAAGTTAGTGAATGGAGACAGGAAAGAGAGAAGTTACTAAATGACAAGATAGATGTGACATCCTTTATGATTGAGTTCTTTGAAGATAAGATATTCAAGTAA
- a CDS encoding UbiA family prenyltransferase produces MKREALIYNSATLNLPKNTLQFLFGVILFAMAGGDYNILTCIVAASGLGIGLGAIYLFNDLTDVKEDKHNSMKIRWKAVANGTMSRKESITLIKLFAILGTALAFLSGLNFFIIYILVIGLNLCYSHPSIRWKNRKTLSVITISLLQVLKFSSGWFLFTNTLEGFPIMFVMAIAIGYALMFIYYKNNTQNLIHLVREDKKRVLPLSLACLILLVTSFLIYTFPAISLMALVLGVPTVGLYFLSKRYIGTSVNVAFMYAGLVILLLSFLLLSTPTVTAINQNMIDQNATVREQLRISVEEIITGFSGR; encoded by the coding sequence ATGAAGAGAGAAGCGCTGATATATAATTCTGCTACACTAAATCTACCAAAAAACACCCTACAGTTTCTTTTTGGCGTCATACTTTTTGCAATGGCCGGGGGAGATTACAACATTTTAACATGCATTGTTGCAGCATCAGGCCTTGGAATTGGGCTGGGTGCAATATATCTATTCAATGATCTAACAGATGTAAAAGAAGACAAACACAACTCAATGAAGATCCGGTGGAAGGCCGTTGCAAACGGCACAATGTCAAGAAAAGAATCAATCACACTAATCAAATTGTTTGCTATTTTAGGTACCGCACTAGCATTTCTCTCTGGATTAAATTTCTTTATAATATACATTCTAGTAATTGGTTTAAATCTATGTTATTCCCACCCGTCAATTAGGTGGAAGAATAGAAAGACCCTCTCAGTAATTACAATATCATTACTACAAGTATTAAAGTTCTCAAGTGGCTGGTTCCTATTTACAAATACACTAGAAGGATTCCCAATAATGTTTGTGATGGCTATAGCAATCGGCTATGCATTGATGTTTATCTACTACAAGAACAACACCCAAAACTTAATTCACCTAGTTAGAGAGGATAAGAAAAGAGTGTTGCCATTGTCTCTAGCATGCTTAATTCTGTTGGTCACATCTTTTTTGATATACACGTTTCCTGCAATATCCTTAATGGCTCTAGTTCTAGGGGTTCCAACCGTAGGATTATATTTCTTATCTAAAAGGTACATAGGAACATCAGTAAACGTTGCCTTCATGTATGCTGGATTAGTGATACTGCTCCTATCTTTCTTGCTTTTATCAACCCCCACAGTCACAGCGATTAATCAGAATATGATAGATCAAAATGCAACTGTAAGGGAACAGTTGAGGATTAGTGTTGAAGAGATTATTACAGGCTTTTCTGGGAGATAA
- a CDS encoding DegT/DnrJ/EryC1/StrS family aminotransferase, with the protein MGWRIPLFKIFWDQEDVNSITEAIKLGMYWTEGPNVENFEKRISEYIGAKYCVTFNSGTSALHSSLLSYDIKNGDEVIVPSFTFIATANAPLFVGAKPVFADIEEDTFGLNPEDVNEKITDKTKAIIPVHYGGCPCNIKALKEIAEDNKLILIEDAAEAFGARIKKQKIGTFGDSSMFSFCQNKIITTGEGGAITTNSKDIYNKLKLIHSQGRSEIKDYFFSTNTADYVSLGYNFRMSNIIASLGISQISKADKLIEQRRDNSKYLTSKLKDYNVKFINPPKDYFNVYQLYTIRVDKTLRDKLMGYLEKKGIMTKIYFFPVHKTHFYRDVLGYKCNLEITENLSEEVLTLPMFPSLEKLYMDIISREIKNFFKEIE; encoded by the coding sequence ATGGGCTGGAGAATACCACTATTTAAGATATTTTGGGATCAAGAAGATGTTAATAGCATCACAGAAGCTATTAAATTGGGAATGTACTGGACAGAAGGTCCAAATGTTGAGAATTTTGAAAAAAGAATATCCGAATATATAGGTGCAAAATACTGCGTTACTTTCAATTCTGGGACTTCTGCCTTGCACAGTTCTCTATTGTCCTATGACATAAAAAACGGAGACGAAGTTATAGTTCCATCCTTTACATTTATTGCAACAGCAAACGCCCCTCTTTTCGTGGGGGCAAAGCCTGTATTTGCAGATATCGAAGAGGATACATTTGGTTTAAATCCTGAGGATGTTAATGAAAAAATCACTGATAAAACAAAAGCTATAATCCCAGTTCATTATGGTGGATGCCCCTGTAATATTAAAGCTTTAAAAGAAATAGCAGAAGACAACAAATTAATTCTTATAGAAGATGCTGCTGAGGCTTTTGGTGCAAGAATTAAGAAGCAAAAAATAGGTACTTTTGGAGATTCTTCAATGTTCAGCTTTTGCCAGAACAAAATAATTACTACCGGTGAAGGTGGGGCAATTACTACTAACTCAAAAGACATATATAATAAATTAAAATTAATCCACTCTCAAGGAAGATCCGAAATAAAGGACTACTTTTTTTCCACTAATACTGCAGACTATGTTAGCCTAGGCTATAACTTCAGAATGTCAAATATTATCGCTTCTTTGGGGATATCACAAATTTCTAAAGCAGACAAATTAATAGAGCAAAGAAGAGATAATTCAAAATATCTAACTTCTAAGCTAAAAGATTATAATGTTAAGTTTATTAATCCCCCAAAAGATTATTTCAACGTTTATCAATTATATACGATTAGAGTTGATAAAACTTTGAGGGATAAACTCATGGGATACTTAGAGAAAAAAGGTATAATGACTAAGATTTATTTTTTCCCGGTTCATAAAACACATTTTTACAGAGATGTTTTAGGATATAAGTGTAACTTAGAAATAACGGAGAATTTGTCAGAAGAAGTTCTTACCTTACCTATGTTTCCCTCATTGGAAAAATTATATATGGATATAATTTCTCGAGAAATAAAAAATTTCTTTAAGGAGATTGAATAA
- a CDS encoding ribulose-bisphosphate carboxylase, producing MNKEQLIKTLNIHQKGYVNFDIPNPKNGEYLLSVFHLISGGSLNMLQAAAEVAAESSTGTNFNVKTETPFSKEMNALVYQIDQDKGLVWIAYPWRLFDRGGNVQNILTYIVGNVLGMKEVSALKLLDVWFPPAMLEQYDGPSYTLDDMRKYLNVYDRPILGTIIKPKMGLTSAEYAEAAYDFWVGGGDFVKNDEPQANQDFCPYDKMVKNVKEAMDKAVKETGEKKVHSFNVSAADFDTMIERCELIRNAGFEPGSYAFLIDGITAGWMAVQTLRRKYPDVFIHFHRAAHGAFTRPENPIGFSVLVLSKFARLAGASGIHTGTAGVGKMKGSPEEDIVAAVNILHFKDKGHFFEQEWSKIFENDKDSVALAQADTAHHVILEDDSWRGMKKCCPIISGGLNPTLLKPFIDVMGNIDFITTMGAGCHAHPRGTTAGAKALVQACEAYQKGIDIKEYAKSHKELEEAIEFFSKGKK from the coding sequence ATGAATAAAGAACAGTTAATTAAGACACTTAACATACACCAAAAGGGATATGTGAATTTTGACATACCTAATCCTAAAAATGGAGAATACCTACTTTCAGTTTTTCACTTAATATCCGGAGGAAGCCTAAATATGCTTCAAGCAGCGGCAGAAGTTGCGGCAGAATCCTCCACTGGTACAAATTTTAATGTTAAAACAGAGACACCATTTTCAAAGGAGATGAATGCCCTAGTTTATCAAATTGATCAAGATAAAGGGCTTGTATGGATCGCCTATCCGTGGAGACTATTTGACAGGGGCGGAAACGTACAAAATATATTGACGTATATAGTTGGAAATGTCCTTGGGATGAAGGAAGTAAGTGCATTAAAATTGCTTGATGTATGGTTTCCCCCGGCAATGCTTGAACAGTACGATGGGCCTAGCTATACTTTAGATGATATGAGGAAATACCTAAATGTATACGATAGACCAATACTTGGGACCATTATAAAACCGAAGATGGGGCTAACTTCAGCGGAGTATGCAGAAGCTGCTTATGATTTCTGGGTCGGGGGTGGAGATTTTGTTAAAAATGACGAGCCACAGGCAAACCAAGATTTCTGTCCATATGATAAGATGGTGAAAAATGTCAAAGAAGCCATGGACAAAGCGGTCAAGGAAACAGGGGAGAAAAAAGTTCATTCCTTTAATGTTTCTGCTGCAGACTTTGACACTATGATTGAAAGGTGTGAACTCATAAGAAATGCCGGATTTGAGCCAGGAAGTTACGCATTCTTAATTGATGGAATAACAGCCGGATGGATGGCAGTCCAAACCCTAAGAAGAAAGTATCCAGATGTATTCATACACTTCCATAGGGCGGCACACGGTGCTTTTACCAGACCGGAAAACCCTATAGGATTTTCAGTATTAGTTCTCTCTAAATTTGCAAGACTTGCTGGTGCATCAGGGATCCATACTGGGACTGCAGGTGTTGGGAAGATGAAAGGCAGCCCAGAAGAAGATATAGTTGCTGCAGTTAATATTTTGCATTTTAAAGATAAAGGGCACTTCTTTGAGCAGGAATGGTCAAAAATATTTGAGAATGACAAAGATTCCGTAGCTCTTGCTCAAGCGGATACTGCGCACCACGTTATTTTAGAAGATGATAGCTGGAGGGGCATGAAAAAATGCTGCCCGATTATCTCTGGAGGGCTAAATCCAACTTTACTAAAGCCTTTCATCGATGTAATGGGAAATATTGATTTCATTACAACAATGGGGGCAGGTTGCCACGCACATCCTAGGGGAACAACAGCAGGTGCAAAGGCACTCGTTCAAGCATGCGAAGCTTACCAGAAGGGAATTGACATCAAAGAATACGCCAAGTCACACAAAGAGCTAGAAGAGGCTATTGAGTTCTTCTCGAAAGGAAAGAAGTAA
- a CDS encoding ArsR family transcriptional regulator, producing MLQNCNEYDIVLTLLKKESHIREIARKLKTNQTLIKRRLDWLYNENLVDYKVEGKNYVYFIKKNLEARSFAIMAESYYLMLFLKKYPKLKSIIKKIIDKENIDMAILFGSYAKGTPSESSDIDIYIETEDYNIKKEIESIDSRLSVKIGEYDRENLLIKEIEANHIIIKGIERFYDKNRFFS from the coding sequence ATGTTACAAAATTGTAACGAATATGATATAGTTCTCACCCTTCTTAAGAAAGAAAGCCATATTAGGGAAATAGCTAGAAAGCTAAAGACGAATCAAACCCTAATTAAAAGAAGGCTTGATTGGCTCTACAATGAAAATTTAGTTGATTATAAGGTAGAAGGAAAGAACTACGTCTACTTTATTAAGAAAAATCTTGAAGCAAGAAGTTTTGCAATAATGGCTGAGAGTTACTATCTAATGTTGTTTTTGAAAAAATACCCCAAACTAAAGAGTATAATAAAGAAAATAATAGACAAAGAAAATATCGACATGGCAATTTTATTTGGATCATATGCTAAAGGCACTCCTTCAGAATCAAGTGATATAGACATTTATATAGAAACAGAGGATTACAACATAAAAAAAGAAATTGAATCAATAGACTCAAGATTAAGCGTTAAAATTGGGGAATACGATAGAGAAAACTTATTAATAAAAGAAATCGAAGCAAATCATATTATTATAAAAGGAATTGAAAGATTCTATGATAAAAACAGATTTTTTAGCTAA
- a CDS encoding acyltransferase produces MRFKNWIPPVIENGKLTKYNWVVQNSNNFQLGYRTDIGAFSYINAKNGVTIEDYVQVGSHCSIYSVSTIDNKEGKVILKKNCRIGSHSTIMPGVTIGENSIIGAYSFVKDYIPPSVLAYGVPAKVIRKLSEEELESMVKELD; encoded by the coding sequence ATGAGATTTAAAAATTGGATTCCGCCAGTTATTGAAAACGGAAAATTAACAAAGTATAATTGGGTAGTCCAAAATTCAAATAATTTTCAGTTGGGATACAGGACGGATATCGGGGCCTTCAGTTATATTAATGCAAAAAATGGGGTTACAATAGAAGATTATGTTCAGGTAGGATCTCATTGCTCAATCTACTCAGTTTCTACTATAGATAATAAAGAAGGCAAAGTTATATTGAAGAAAAATTGTAGAATTGGTAGTCATTCTACTATAATGCCAGGAGTAACAATTGGAGAAAATTCAATAATTGGTGCTTATAGTTTTGTTAAAGATTATATACCTCCATCAGTTTTAGCTTATGGCGTTCCCGCAAAAGTTATAAGAAAACTATCAGAAGAAGAGTTAGAATCTATGGTGAAAGAGTTAGACTAA
- a CDS encoding nucleotidyltransferase family protein, with translation MMKTKAEVIKVLKQELPYLKQRYGVSNVGLFGSYSRNEQTEHSDIDLLVDFERPIDFFKLFDMEDYLKEKFGIDVEIVTRPALKDRIKNRILKEVSYVS, from the coding sequence TTGATGAAAACAAAGGCAGAGGTAATCAAAGTCTTAAAACAAGAACTACCATACTTAAAACAAAGATATGGCGTTTCTAATGTAGGGCTCTTTGGCTCTTATTCTAGAAATGAACAGACCGAACACAGCGATATTGACTTACTTGTTGACTTTGAGAGGCCAATAGACTTTTTTAAACTTTTTGACATGGAAGACTACCTAAAAGAGAAGTTTGGTATAGATGTTGAGATAGTAACAAGACCTGCACTAAAGGACAGAATAAAAAATAGAATCCTGAAGGAAGTATCTTATGTCTCTTAG
- a CDS encoding HEPN domain-containing protein, producing MIKTDFLAKLFDEKKIQILEPSENLKNAYLKRSEESLSSSKILAEAGNLNDSIALTYYSMYHSVLALFYRIGLKSENHIASIMLLKSIFGIDTSSLERAKRERIDNQYYVDFHITKEVTFEMIKVAESFNLEIIDFIDKLKEKEIIEYRNKLVLMFNK from the coding sequence ATGATAAAAACAGATTTTTTAGCTAAGCTTTTTGATGAGAAAAAGATTCAGATCTTAGAGCCAAGTGAGAATCTTAAAAATGCTTATCTAAAAAGGTCTGAAGAATCTTTAAGTTCTTCAAAGATTTTAGCCGAAGCAGGAAATCTAAATGATTCTATCGCTTTGACTTACTATTCAATGTACCATTCTGTTCTAGCTCTGTTTTATCGAATTGGTTTAAAATCTGAAAATCATATTGCCAGTATAATGCTTCTAAAATCTATATTTGGCATCGATACATCATCACTAGAACGCGCAAAAAGAGAAAGAATAGACAACCAGTACTATGTAGATTTTCATATTACTAAAGAAGTTACTTTTGAAATGATCAAGGTGGCAGAATCTTTTAATTTAGAAATTATTGATTTTATAGATAAATTGAAAGAAAAGGAAATAATAGAATATAGAAACAAATTAGTCTTGATGTTTAATAAATAA